TTCTAACTCAGACCCACTAACTCCCAGACTGGGCAGCGAACTACCCAGTTATTCAGCCCCAAATGGCAAGATCATGAATGGAAGGCGTTGGCTGTGCCTCAGGGATGGAATAGCCTCAGAGATGGCGAAAGCAGGAATCTCATCTTCGTTCCATGTCCTTGGAAACTTGTTTCACTGCCCCTACTTCCTACTAGCAAGGGCACCAGCCTAGGCAACCCTGGGATTCTACCTGGGTCTGTGACCTGGTCTCCGGAGACAGTTGGGCACAGATTCCCCAAGGGGCAGGACGACAGCAGAGGAGGAAGTGGGCCTGCGTGGCTGCCGCaaagagcctcagtttcctcacctctaaaatggGCTCCCACCAGCCCAGCAGCTTGGGACCAGGCGGTAAGCGCCGACTGCACTCCTGCGCGGCCCCACCCGGGCCCCTCACCCAAGCAGCGGTTCCTTGTAAAGAGCCCCCGGAAGGCTTCGCACTCCTCACGCCGGTTTCCGCTGGCTCCGCAGTCGCACCAGGGCGCTACCCGCGCGCTCGCGTTGTCCAAGTAGTTGGGGGTGACAGCGGTGCCTGCAGGGACCCAAAAGGCAGGGTACTCGGCCCCTTCACGCAGAGGCATCCCCAGGAGAGGCCTCGCCCAAGCAGGGATCCCGGCGGCGCGTACCTACGAGGCCCGCGTAGGCGCGCAGGCAGCTGGGGGCCTGGTCCCGCAGGCAGCCGTCCGGGGCGCTGGGGGCGGGCGCGCAGGAGGCCTGGAAGGCCAGGAGGCGGGGCCTGCGCCACGCAGCGGGAGGCCGGTGAGTGGGCGGGCGGCcgcagccccgcccaccccgccctcgcccccgcccccgcccctctcTTTCCTCCATCACCTGTCTCTCCTCCATCACTTTCCGCACCTGCAGACCTGGCTGTGCTCGCAGGCGTCTAGCGGCACGAGGCAGGAGGGGGGCGCCAGGCCGGGCCCAGAGAAGGCGCAGGCGGGCACGAAGGTCTGGCGCCGGCGCTCGGCGCACGCGGGGCCGCCGCACGGGCAGAAGAGCAGCGCGTGGGTGAGCGCGGGAGGCCCGCGGGCGAAGAAGCGGCGCAGCGCGCGGCGGCAGCGGGCGCGAGGGCAGCCCCCGGGTGCAGCCCGACGCAGGCACTGCGCCACGTACTCGGTGCGCAGCCGATGGCACCGCGCGTTCGCCGTGCACGCCTCGGCCGCGTCCACGCATCGGTTCTGCGCAGCCGAGCTCGACGACCCTGGGAGAGCGGTGGGAGGCTGCAGTTGTCGCGCCCTGTACGCACACTTCATCCCAGTCTTGTGGTCACGCCTTCCGAAAATGCTGGGCTCTCCAAACCCGAGGGGGCAGAATGTGACCCGAAGGCATAAATGACTGGTACTGACTTTCCGTCGCAGAGATGGGCTGCGGCGGGCCCTGGGGATTCCTGCAGCACGTCTAGGGTGGATGGGGCGCAGCATGGCTGGGCCTGGCCTCCCCCAGAAACTGAGGTCCATCCTCCCCAAGCACCACCCCTCACCCATCCAATGAGGGATCCATGGGGTTCCTCTCACTCTCATAGGCCCCACCagacagggaaaaaaagcaaggctTCTAGAGACTTGGCTAATGGAGGCTTATCAGAAATGGCACTGAGGACATggcccctcttcttcctttttgacATGCTGGGACCCCTgaccttcctttctttccccttctccccctcccccttggagAGCCTTTAAGTGATCTACAGGTTTCTGGTTCTCCCTCCTTGACCATCTCTTgtgcctcctcctgccctctgcctctagCGTCTTCccctttcattctcttctctgaTGCTCCCTCCTCCAGAATCTAACACATGCTGCCCCATCTGGACTCTAGCTTTCACCTCTAGCCCCACCACTCTCCACCATCCGGGTGCAAGAGGGATTCCCAGTAACGGCTCTGGACACTGGAGCCATTTAGAGC
Above is a window of Camelus dromedarius isolate mCamDro1 chromosome 18, mCamDro1.pat, whole genome shotgun sequence DNA encoding:
- the GFRA4 gene encoding GDNF family receptor alpha-4 isoform X2, with amino-acid sequence MRVRGTPWIPHWMGEGWCLGRMDLSFWGRPGPAMLRPIHPRRAAGIPRARRSPSLRRKVSTSHLCLRVTFCPLGFGEPSIFGRRDHKTGMKCAYRARQLQPPTALPGSSSSAAQNRCVDAAEACTANARCHRLRTEYVAQCLRRAAPGGCPRARCRRALRRFFARGPPALTHALLFCPCGGPACAERRRQTFVPACAFSGPGLAPPSCLVPLDACEHSQVCRCGKGAGAGARAGWAGLRPPAHSPASRCVAQAPPPGLPGLLRARPQRPGRLPAGPGPQLPARLRGPRAEYPAFWVPAGTAVTPNYLDNASARVAPWCDCGASGNRREECEAFRGLFTRNRCLDSAIQTFDGGWLPILQDQLDPHRDPEHSVLQVSSADGPLGWSSLLSMLPVLALQPLL
- the GFRA4 gene encoding GDNF family receptor alpha-4 isoform X1; this encodes MRVRGTPWIPHWMGEGWCLGRMDLSFWGRPGPAMLRPIHPRRAAGIPRARRSPSLRRKVSTSHLCLRVTFCPLGFGEPSIFGRRDHKTGMKCAYRARQLQPPTALPGSSSSAAQNRCVDAAEACTANARCHRLRTEYVAQCLRRAAPGGCPRARCRRALRRFFARGPPALTHALLFCPCGGPACAERRRQTFVPACAFSGPGLAPPSCLVPLDACEHSQVCRPRLLAFQASCAPAPSAPDGCLRDQAPSCLRAYAGLVGTAVTPNYLDNASARVAPWCDCGASGNRREECEAFRGLFTRNRCLDSAIQTFDGGWLPILQDQLDPHRDPEHSVLQVSSADGPLGWSSLLSMLPVLALQPLL